Proteins encoded together in one Marispirochaeta sp. window:
- a CDS encoding bifunctional anthranilate synthase component II/anthranilate phosphoribosyltransferase — translation MYVLIDNYDSFTYNIYQYLKELTNIPVEVFRNDKISLEELQQLPLKGLIVSPGPGRPSEAGISVEAIRRFAGKIPILGICLGHQAIGEAFGGKTVQARRIVHGKTEAIDNDGKGVFRNLPSRPVFTRYHSLAVEEASLPAVLEVSARSDDGEIMGLRHREFDVEGVQFHPESIAAEDGKKLLANFIEYRREPYPLQLNLQRVISGEDLSREDAAGFMREVTEGSVLPARLAAYLTAFNAKGITPEEIAGCAQVLQEKRVSVKAEKPVLDTCGTGGDGKGTFNISSMAALIASACGAEVAKHGNRAISSLCGSADFYRALGINIDLGPEAASRMIRDEGFAFLFAPRYHGAMRHAAQVRRELGFKTIMNMLGPLSNPAGAEYQLIGIFDPNKCELMARAAMLLGIKRGMVVHGSDGLDELTVTGPSKIVRFTQGEELVVEEFFPQDLGIALYSLEDLRGGEAEDNAAMARELLNGGGRPALKDAACLNAGAALVVYGLADSIKEGYGLALRALNSGQVREKLGAVIEASKR, via the coding sequence ATGTATGTACTAATCGATAACTATGATTCTTTTACCTATAATATTTACCAGTATCTCAAAGAGTTGACAAATATACCGGTAGAGGTCTTTCGCAATGACAAGATCAGTCTTGAAGAACTGCAGCAATTGCCGTTGAAGGGGTTAATTGTCTCTCCCGGGCCGGGCAGGCCTTCGGAGGCGGGGATAAGTGTCGAGGCGATACGCCGTTTCGCGGGAAAGATCCCCATTCTGGGAATCTGTTTGGGGCATCAGGCTATAGGTGAGGCTTTCGGTGGCAAAACCGTTCAGGCCCGGCGCATCGTTCACGGCAAAACCGAAGCGATCGATAATGACGGGAAAGGAGTTTTCCGGAATCTTCCCTCACGGCCGGTTTTTACCCGTTACCACTCGCTTGCTGTGGAGGAGGCCTCCCTTCCTGCCGTGCTGGAGGTAAGCGCCCGGTCCGACGACGGCGAAATAATGGGCCTCCGTCACCGGGAGTTCGATGTTGAGGGTGTGCAGTTCCATCCTGAATCAATCGCCGCGGAGGATGGAAAAAAGCTGCTTGCCAATTTTATTGAATACCGCAGGGAACCCTATCCCCTGCAGCTGAACCTGCAGCGGGTCATTTCCGGAGAAGATCTGAGCCGGGAAGATGCGGCGGGCTTTATGCGGGAGGTAACAGAAGGAAGCGTTCTCCCCGCCAGACTTGCAGCGTATCTAACTGCTTTTAATGCCAAAGGCATTACCCCGGAAGAGATCGCCGGCTGTGCCCAGGTACTGCAGGAAAAGAGGGTTTCCGTGAAGGCGGAGAAGCCGGTTCTCGATACCTGCGGAACCGGCGGCGACGGGAAGGGAACCTTTAATATCTCATCCATGGCGGCCCTGATAGCCTCGGCCTGCGGGGCGGAGGTTGCCAAGCACGGTAACCGGGCCATCAGCTCTCTCTGCGGCAGCGCCGATTTTTACCGGGCCCTGGGCATTAATATTGATCTGGGGCCGGAAGCGGCTTCAAGAATGATCCGGGATGAGGGCTTTGCCTTTCTGTTTGCCCCCCGGTACCACGGAGCCATGCGTCACGCGGCACAGGTCCGCAGGGAACTCGGCTTCAAGACCATAATGAACATGCTGGGGCCCCTCTCCAATCCGGCGGGGGCGGAGTATCAGCTTATCGGAATCTTTGATCCGAACAAATGTGAACTGATGGCCAGGGCGGCGATGCTGCTGGGAATCAAGCGGGGTATGGTGGTTCACGGATCCGATGGTCTGGATGAGCTTACCGTTACCGGTCCATCGAAAATCGTGCGTTTCACCCAGGGAGAAGAGCTGGTAGTAGAAGAGTTTTTTCCCCAGGATTTGGGGATTGCCCTGTACTCTCTGGAAGATCTGCGGGGAGGTGAGGCAGAGGATAACGCTGCTATGGCACGGGAGCTCCTGAACGGCGGCGGGAGGCCTGCATTAAAGGATGCGGCCTGCCTCAACGCCGGAGCGGCCCTTGTTGTCTACGGCCTGGCGGACAGCATCAAGGAGGGCTACGGCCTGGCTTTGAGAGCCCTGAACTCCGGGCAGGTGCGGGAAAAACTTGGCGCGGTTATTGAGGCGTCCAAACGATGA
- a CDS encoding chorismate-binding protein — MKTRREERVLIKAVPGDKFTPYSLAKKLGAKALLESSSFAKGKERFSILLIQEAFRLLQQNGEILFSREGQTRRIKSGARDILDVLNYFADQHKPLGLELPFPAGGIGFLSYEFARFCDDIRFLSKTADMDIPDACFLFGHLYVIFDHYTDILYLVALDYTEAGADLEKLIADTEKQLSNLDFTYLEEPEKGYASEVADSEEERQRYLEGVEKVRERIIAGDILQGVLSRRVTLRTTIPPLEAYRHLRASNPSPYLFFLDFDDYAVFGSSPEVHVKVKDGYAEIHPIAGTRRRGSNEQDDRRLEEELKADEKERAEHLMLVDLARNDLGRVCEPGTVQVISFMEVERYSHVMHLVSRVRGKLTDKNSSEVIRATFPAGTVSGAPKLKAMEIIDSLEPVPRGFYAGLVGYFEPGGQMDTCITIRSALQRGETITLQAGAGIVYDSTPEREYEETGEKLGALLAAIEAQI; from the coding sequence ATGAAAACCAGAAGAGAAGAGCGGGTACTGATAAAGGCGGTCCCGGGAGACAAGTTTACCCCCTATTCCCTGGCAAAGAAACTGGGGGCCAAGGCGCTGCTGGAAAGTTCCTCCTTCGCAAAAGGCAAGGAACGTTTCTCCATTCTGCTCATCCAGGAGGCCTTCAGGCTGCTGCAGCAGAACGGAGAAATCCTGTTCAGCCGTGAAGGCCAGACCCGGCGTATTAAAAGCGGTGCCCGCGATATTCTGGATGTCCTGAACTATTTCGCTGATCAGCATAAACCCCTGGGGCTTGAGCTTCCTTTTCCTGCCGGCGGAATAGGCTTTCTCTCCTATGAGTTCGCCCGCTTTTGCGACGATATAAGATTCCTTTCCAAAACTGCGGACATGGACATCCCGGATGCCTGCTTTCTTTTCGGGCACCTCTATGTGATTTTTGACCATTACACGGACATCCTCTACCTGGTGGCTCTTGACTATACCGAAGCTGGAGCGGACCTGGAAAAGCTGATTGCAGATACGGAAAAGCAGCTTTCCAATCTTGATTTTACCTATCTTGAGGAGCCGGAAAAGGGCTATGCCTCGGAGGTTGCCGACAGTGAAGAGGAGCGGCAACGCTACCTGGAAGGAGTTGAAAAGGTTCGTGAGCGGATTATCGCCGGAGATATTCTGCAGGGAGTTCTCTCCCGGCGTGTTACTCTGCGGACGACTATTCCACCCCTGGAGGCCTACCGGCACTTGAGAGCTTCCAATCCCTCGCCGTACCTCTTTTTTCTCGATTTCGACGATTACGCTGTCTTCGGTTCTTCTCCGGAGGTCCATGTAAAGGTTAAGGACGGATACGCGGAGATTCACCCCATTGCCGGAACCCGGAGACGGGGCAGCAACGAGCAGGATGACCGGCGACTGGAGGAGGAGCTGAAGGCCGACGAGAAGGAGCGGGCAGAGCACCTGATGCTGGTGGACCTGGCCCGTAATGATCTGGGCCGGGTATGCGAGCCCGGTACGGTTCAGGTGATCTCCTTTATGGAGGTGGAACGCTATTCCCATGTTATGCATCTTGTTTCCCGGGTCAGGGGAAAACTGACGGATAAAAATTCCTCCGAGGTAATCCGCGCCACCTTTCCTGCGGGGACCGTCTCCGGAGCACCGAAGCTGAAGGCGATGGAGATTATCGATTCCCTGGAACCGGTTCCCCGGGGGTTTTACGCGGGGCTTGTTGGCTACTTTGAGCCTGGCGGTCAGATGGATACCTGCATAACCATACGCAGCGCTCTGCAGCGGGGCGAGACTATTACCCTTCAGGCCGGAGCAGGGATTGTGTATGACTCGACCCCTGAGCGGGAGTATGAAGAGACCGGCGAAAAACTCGGGGCCCTTCTGGCGGCCATCGAAGCGCAGATCTGA
- a CDS encoding bifunctional indole-3-glycerol phosphate synthase/phosphoribosylanthranilate isomerase: MKAGILETIAEKRRRRILREGHSLGVPVPTERCQPLVAFGRSPFVICEIKRSSPSKGGIDPSLDPVRQAGLYAEAGVRSVSVLTEEDHFSGSLRDLMAVKAAYPRLSVLRKEFILDEEDLDISFRAGADAVLLIASLLDAGNLASLYEKACSLGLEALIEVHTAEDIAKTRPLIPRFTGINSRDLRCFQTDLLLPLQAAEMIDWDTRLVFESGIRRGEDVRLVRASGFQGVLIGETAVRYPERLKELVDAAETPVRATGFWKSVALRRRDHPQRPLVKICGITNREDAMLADSLGADMLGFVFADSPRRASPELLRGIGATWALKVAVVVCEDRTMGPKQLPPQVEELMREGYIDAVQFHGDEEPGECAGLAFPYYKAIRAGSEADLDAAAGYRSPRVLIDARTAGMRGGSGVRVHNELVRKAAEAGPLWLAGGISPGNVMEIVTGFNPELIDISSGIEMKPGRKDSEKMQRLFRLLTGERE; this comes from the coding sequence ATGAAGGCTGGAATCCTTGAGACCATTGCCGAGAAGCGACGCCGCCGCATTCTTCGGGAGGGTCATTCCCTGGGTGTACCGGTTCCCACAGAACGGTGTCAGCCCCTGGTTGCTTTTGGCCGGAGTCCCTTTGTTATTTGCGAAATTAAACGTTCCTCTCCGTCCAAAGGCGGTATCGATCCTTCCCTGGATCCGGTTCGTCAAGCAGGACTCTACGCTGAAGCCGGTGTCCGCTCGGTGTCGGTGCTGACGGAGGAGGACCATTTTTCAGGATCCCTCCGCGATCTGATGGCTGTAAAAGCTGCATATCCCCGGCTGTCAGTGCTGAGAAAGGAGTTCATCCTGGACGAGGAGGACCTTGATATCTCGTTCCGCGCCGGAGCCGACGCAGTGCTGTTGATTGCTTCCCTGCTGGATGCCGGGAATCTGGCGTCGTTATATGAAAAGGCTTGCAGCCTGGGTCTGGAAGCCCTGATAGAGGTCCATACCGCCGAGGACATAGCAAAGACGCGTCCTTTAATACCCCGCTTTACGGGAATCAACAGCAGGGACCTGCGCTGTTTTCAAACCGATCTGCTTTTGCCCCTTCAGGCGGCGGAGATGATAGATTGGGATACCCGCCTGGTTTTTGAGTCCGGTATACGCCGGGGAGAGGACGTACGATTGGTCAGGGCCTCGGGATTTCAGGGTGTCCTGATCGGAGAGACTGCCGTGCGTTATCCCGAGCGCCTAAAGGAGCTGGTCGACGCGGCGGAAACCCCGGTACGGGCGACCGGTTTCTGGAAGAGTGTGGCCCTGCGCCGGAGGGACCATCCTCAAAGGCCGCTGGTAAAGATCTGCGGCATCACAAACCGCGAAGACGCCATGCTGGCAGATTCCCTGGGGGCGGATATGCTGGGTTTTGTTTTCGCCGATTCTCCCCGGCGGGCAAGTCCTGAACTGCTGCGCGGCATCGGTGCCACCTGGGCCCTCAAGGTAGCGGTTGTGGTTTGTGAGGACAGGACGATGGGCCCAAAGCAGCTCCCGCCTCAGGTAGAGGAGCTGATGCGGGAGGGGTATATCGATGCGGTCCAGTTCCATGGCGACGAAGAGCCCGGGGAGTGTGCCGGGCTGGCCTTTCCCTACTACAAGGCGATTCGGGCAGGCTCAGAGGCGGATCTTGACGCTGCGGCAGGGTACCGGTCTCCCCGGGTACTGATAGATGCCCGGACCGCAGGTATGCGGGGCGGTTCCGGGGTCAGGGTACATAACGAACTCGTTCGCAAAGCAGCAGAGGCCGGTCCCCTGTGGCTTGCCGGAGGAATAAGCCCGGGAAACGTCATGGAAATTGTTACGGGATTCAATCCGGAGCTCATCGATATTTCCAGCGGAATCGAGATGAAACCGGGAAGAAAGGACTCGGAGAAAATGCAGAGGCTTTTTCGCCTGCTGACTGGTGAAAGGGAGTGA